The following coding sequences lie in one Burkholderia cepacia genomic window:
- the hpnJ gene encoding hopanoid biosynthesis associated radical SAM protein HpnJ: MQATGAFMKTLFLQAPSYDGFDGGAGSRYQAKREIRSFWYPTWLAQPAALVPGSRVLDAPADGLSVDETLKIANDYDLVIIHTSTPSFPTDAMFAQDLKKMKPSMLVGMVGAKVMVDPHNSLTASEAIDFVCREEFDYTCKEIAEGKPFPEIKGLSWRAKDGSIEHNEARPILENMDELPFVAPVYKRDLKIDNYFIGYLNYPYVSIYTGRGCKSRCTFCLWPQTVSGHRYRTRSVENVLAEAKWIRDNMPEVKELMFDDDTFTDDLPRAEAIAIGLGKLGITWSCNAKANVPYKSLKIMKENGLRLLLVGFESGDDQILVNIKKGVRTDFARRFSADCKKLGIKIHGTFILGLPGETQETIKKTIEYAKEINPHTIQVSLAAPYPGTTLYKQAVENGWMEENKTINLVSKEGVQLAAIGYAHLSRDEIYHHLEQFYRQFYFRPSKIWEIVREMLTSWDMMKRRLREGVEFFRFLRAHEA, from the coding sequence ATGCAGGCTACCGGAGCATTCATGAAAACGCTGTTCTTGCAGGCCCCTTCGTATGACGGCTTCGACGGCGGAGCCGGCTCGCGCTATCAGGCTAAGCGCGAAATCCGTTCCTTCTGGTATCCGACGTGGCTCGCGCAGCCGGCCGCGCTCGTGCCGGGCAGCCGCGTCCTCGATGCGCCGGCCGATGGCCTGTCGGTCGACGAAACGCTGAAGATCGCCAACGACTACGACCTCGTGATCATCCACACGAGCACGCCGTCGTTCCCGACCGACGCGATGTTCGCGCAGGATCTGAAGAAGATGAAGCCGTCGATGCTGGTCGGCATGGTGGGCGCGAAGGTGATGGTCGATCCGCACAACTCGCTCACGGCGAGTGAGGCAATCGACTTCGTGTGCCGCGAGGAATTCGACTACACCTGCAAGGAAATCGCCGAAGGCAAGCCGTTCCCCGAGATCAAGGGCTTGAGCTGGCGCGCGAAGGACGGCTCGATCGAGCACAACGAAGCGCGTCCGATCCTCGAGAACATGGACGAACTGCCGTTCGTCGCGCCCGTCTACAAGCGCGACCTGAAGATCGACAACTATTTCATCGGCTACCTGAACTACCCGTACGTGTCGATCTACACGGGCCGCGGCTGCAAGTCGCGCTGCACGTTCTGCCTGTGGCCGCAGACGGTCAGCGGCCATCGCTACCGCACGCGCTCGGTCGAGAACGTGCTCGCGGAAGCGAAGTGGATTCGCGACAACATGCCGGAAGTGAAGGAACTGATGTTCGACGACGACACCTTCACCGACGACCTGCCGCGCGCCGAAGCCATCGCCATCGGTCTGGGCAAGCTCGGCATCACGTGGTCGTGCAACGCGAAGGCCAACGTGCCGTACAAGTCGCTCAAGATCATGAAGGAAAACGGCCTGCGCCTGCTGCTGGTCGGCTTCGAATCCGGCGACGACCAGATCCTCGTGAACATCAAGAAGGGCGTGCGCACCGATTTCGCGCGCCGCTTCAGCGCGGACTGCAAGAAGCTCGGCATCAAGATCCACGGTACCTTCATTCTCGGCCTGCCGGGCGAGACGCAGGAGACCATCAAGAAGACGATCGAGTACGCGAAGGAAATCAATCCGCACACGATCCAGGTCTCGCTCGCCGCGCCGTATCCGGGCACGACGCTCTACAAGCAGGCCGTGGAAAACGGCTGGATGGAAGAGAACAAGACCATCAACCTGGTGAGCAAGGAAGGCGTGCAGCTCGCGGCGATCGGCTACGCGCACCTGTCGCGCGACGAGATCTATCACCACCTCGAGCAGTTCTATCGCCAGTTCTACTTCCGTCCGTCGAAGATCTGGGAAATCGTGCGCGAGATGCTGACGAGCTGGGACATGATGAAGCGCCGCCTGCGCGAAGGTGTCGAGTTCTTCCGCTTCCTGCGTGCACACGAGGCCTGA
- the hpnK gene encoding hopanoid biosynthesis-associated protein HpnK, giving the protein MATQRAARALIFTADDFGLHPRVNAAVERAHRDGVLNAASLMVGASAAQDAIERARRLPSLAVGLHLVLADGPATLPAHEIPALVGRDGRFGDAMAKDGCRFFFLPHVRAQLRREIRAQFDAFAASGLPLDHVNAHKHFHLHPTVLSMIIEIGRDYGLRAVRLPYETSAPALLKPWIALVRARLDRAGLAHNDYVVGIEHTGAMDEAVLLDALAKLPPGVGEIYCHPAEAGDGPITPTMAAYRPVDELDALLSPRVAAALKAAGVATGGFADVFGQPAARRGARAPRAPGAQPS; this is encoded by the coding sequence GTGGCGACGCAGCGGGCGGCGCGGGCGCTGATCTTCACCGCGGACGACTTCGGGCTGCACCCGCGCGTCAACGCGGCGGTCGAGCGCGCGCACCGCGACGGCGTGCTGAACGCCGCCAGCCTGATGGTCGGCGCGAGCGCCGCGCAAGATGCGATCGAACGCGCGCGGCGGTTGCCGTCGCTCGCGGTCGGTCTGCATCTGGTGCTCGCGGACGGGCCGGCCACGCTGCCCGCGCATGAGATTCCCGCGCTCGTCGGCCGCGACGGGCGGTTCGGCGATGCGATGGCGAAGGACGGCTGTCGCTTCTTCTTCCTGCCGCACGTTCGTGCGCAACTGCGCCGCGAGATCCGTGCGCAGTTCGACGCGTTCGCGGCGAGCGGCCTGCCGCTCGACCACGTGAACGCGCACAAGCATTTCCATCTGCATCCGACCGTGCTGTCGATGATCATCGAGATCGGCCGCGACTACGGGCTGCGCGCGGTGCGGCTGCCGTACGAGACGAGCGCGCCCGCGCTGCTCAAGCCGTGGATCGCGCTCGTGCGCGCGCGGCTCGACCGCGCGGGGCTCGCGCACAACGACTACGTGGTCGGGATCGAGCATACGGGAGCGATGGACGAGGCCGTGCTGCTCGATGCGCTGGCCAAGCTGCCGCCGGGTGTCGGCGAGATCTACTGCCATCCGGCCGAAGCCGGCGACGGCCCGATCACGCCGACGATGGCCGCGTACCGCCCGGTCGACGAACTCGATGCGCTGCTGTCGCCGCGCGTCGCGGCCGCGTTGAAGGCCGCGGGTGTCGCGACCGGCGGCTTTGCCGACGTGTTCGGCCAGCCTGCGGCGCGGCGGGGCGCTCGAGCACCGCGCGCACCGGGAGCGCAGCCGTCATGA
- a CDS encoding HpnL family protein encodes MSKWVKWLGWPIGIGILLALGLHEGVGDVSQMLARAGYALLWLVPFHGLPLLLDAYAWHLLLDKRSSLPFLWWIATVREAVNRLLPVVGIGGEIVGIRLARWQVPDASRVTASVIVEVLVTIVVQYAFAALGLVLLLATTDNMGGGTIGLALLLTLPLPVLGVVLMRRGGVFHAIERFAGRLLGDSHRLLQGVDGKRLDADIDSLMSRTGLLFSAFFWQLAGYVLGALEIYWALALLGHPVSIGGAIAIEAMTQAVRHAAFMVPGGLGVQEATVVLLAQMFGVDRETALSLAVVKRGREVLFGCLALGSWQLAELVRTRRRIGVPPTVPRAPQPATRVSEAETETTH; translated from the coding sequence ATGAGCAAGTGGGTCAAATGGCTTGGCTGGCCGATCGGCATCGGCATCCTGCTCGCGCTGGGTCTGCACGAAGGCGTCGGCGACGTGTCGCAGATGCTCGCGCGCGCCGGCTACGCGCTGCTGTGGCTCGTGCCGTTCCATGGGCTGCCGCTGCTGCTCGATGCGTATGCGTGGCACCTGCTGCTCGACAAGCGCTCGTCGCTGCCGTTCCTCTGGTGGATCGCGACCGTGCGCGAGGCCGTGAACCGGCTGCTGCCCGTGGTCGGGATCGGCGGTGAGATCGTCGGCATCCGGCTGGCGCGCTGGCAGGTGCCCGACGCGAGCCGCGTCACCGCGTCGGTGATCGTCGAGGTGCTCGTGACGATCGTCGTCCAGTATGCATTCGCGGCGCTCGGCCTCGTGCTGCTGCTCGCGACGACGGACAACATGGGCGGCGGTACGATCGGCCTCGCGCTGTTGCTGACGCTGCCGTTGCCGGTGCTCGGCGTCGTGCTGATGCGCCGCGGCGGCGTCTTCCATGCGATCGAGCGTTTCGCGGGCCGCCTGCTCGGCGATTCGCACCGGCTGTTGCAGGGCGTCGACGGCAAGCGGCTCGACGCCGACATCGACTCTTTGATGTCGCGCACGGGCCTGCTGTTCAGCGCATTCTTCTGGCAGCTGGCTGGTTACGTGCTGGGCGCGCTCGAGATCTACTGGGCGCTCGCGCTGCTCGGCCATCCGGTGTCGATCGGCGGCGCGATCGCGATCGAGGCGATGACGCAGGCCGTGCGGCATGCGGCGTTCATGGTGCCGGGCGGGCTCGGCGTGCAGGAGGCGACCGTCGTGCTGCTCGCGCAGATGTTCGGTGTCGACCGCGAGACGGCGCTGTCGCTCGCGGTGGTCAAGCGCGGCCGCGAGGTGCTGTTCGGCTGCCTGGCGCTCGGCTCGTGGCAGCTTGCCGAGCTCGTGCGGACGCGCCGCCGCATCGGCGTGCCGCCGACCGTGCCGCGCGCGCCGCAACCGGCGACCCGCGTGTCCGAGGCCGAAACCGAAACGACGCATTGA
- a CDS encoding lipoprotein, with translation MIFRFRLLPVTMLAAALALTGCDDKQGDLDVQRIRDFFNAIKPAPLLLKGLKVGESTEADVRGTMGKPEIVREFTDGSKRYEYPRGPMGNQTWFVDLDANGRYAGATQVLTAENFAKVRPGMNEDEVRRLLGKPGDIAQYPLKPETVWSWRWLEDGVNTDAFFNVHFGPDGLVYTTSRSDILKGR, from the coding sequence ATGATTTTCCGATTCCGGCTGCTTCCCGTGACGATGCTGGCCGCCGCGCTGGCGCTGACCGGCTGCGACGACAAGCAAGGCGACCTCGACGTGCAACGTATCAGGGACTTCTTCAACGCGATCAAGCCCGCGCCGCTGCTGTTGAAGGGGCTGAAGGTCGGCGAATCGACCGAGGCCGACGTGCGCGGCACGATGGGCAAGCCCGAGATCGTGCGCGAGTTCACCGACGGCTCGAAGCGCTACGAATATCCGCGCGGCCCGATGGGCAACCAGACCTGGTTCGTCGATCTCGATGCGAACGGGCGCTACGCGGGCGCGACGCAGGTGCTGACCGCCGAGAATTTCGCGAAGGTGCGCCCGGGGATGAACGAGGACGAGGTGCGGCGCCTGCTCGGCAAGCCCGGCGACATCGCGCAGTATCCGCTGAAGCCCGAGACGGTCTGGAGTTGGCGCTGGCTCGAGGACGGCGTCAACACCGACGCGTTCTTCAACGTCCATTTCGGCCCGGACGGCCTTGTCTATACGACTTCGCGCTCCGACATCCTGAAGGGACGGTAG
- a CDS encoding ABC transporter permease: MFLYGFGPVLWAGTVQTIELSVLSLATAVALGLIGAVAKLSPNRVLRAIATGYTTLIRSVPDLVLMLLLFYSIQIWLNQFTDLVGWDQIDIDPFVAGVLTLGFIYGAYFTETFRGAFLSVPRGQLEAGAAYGMSGARVFVRIMFPQMMRFALPGIGNNWQVLVKATALVSIIGLADVVKAAQDAGKSTFNMFFFILVAALIYLAITTISNLVLIQLEKRYSTGVRHAEL, from the coding sequence GTGTTCCTTTACGGCTTTGGTCCTGTCCTCTGGGCCGGCACCGTGCAGACCATCGAGCTGTCGGTGCTGTCGCTCGCCACTGCGGTGGCGCTGGGGCTGATCGGCGCGGTGGCGAAGCTGTCGCCCAACCGGGTATTGCGAGCGATCGCGACCGGTTATACGACGCTGATCCGCTCGGTGCCCGATCTTGTGCTGATGCTGCTGCTGTTCTACAGCATCCAGATCTGGCTGAACCAGTTCACCGACCTCGTCGGCTGGGACCAGATCGACATCGACCCGTTCGTGGCCGGCGTGTTGACGCTCGGCTTCATCTACGGCGCGTACTTCACCGAGACCTTCCGCGGCGCGTTCCTGTCGGTCCCGCGCGGCCAGCTCGAGGCCGGCGCGGCTTACGGGATGAGCGGTGCGCGGGTGTTCGTGCGGATCATGTTTCCTCAGATGATGCGCTTCGCGCTGCCGGGCATCGGCAACAACTGGCAGGTGCTCGTGAAGGCGACCGCGCTGGTGTCGATCATCGGCCTCGCGGACGTCGTGAAGGCCGCGCAGGACGCCGGCAAGAGCACGTTCAACATGTTCTTCTTCATCCTCGTCGCGGCGCTGATTTACCTCGCGATCACGACCATTTCCAACCTCGTGCTGATCCAGCTCGAGAAGCGTTATTCCACGGGCGTGCGGCACGCAGAACTATGA
- a CDS encoding ABC transporter permease — protein sequence MIEILQEFGKAFLFWDGQRISGLAVTLWLLVASISLGFVCAVPLAVARVSKKKWVSMPVRFYTYVFRGTPLYVQLLLMYTGMYSLEFVRSHSLLDAFFRSGFNCAILAFALNTCAYTTEIFAGAIRAIPHGEVEAARAYGMSPFTMYRRVILPSALRRALPLYSNEVILMLHATTVAFTATVPDILKVARDANSATYMAFQSFGIAALIYLAVSFALVAAFRRAERHWLAYLAAARH from the coding sequence ATGATCGAGATCCTCCAGGAATTCGGCAAGGCGTTCCTTTTCTGGGACGGCCAGCGCATCTCCGGCCTCGCGGTGACGTTGTGGCTGCTCGTGGCGTCGATCTCGCTCGGCTTCGTGTGCGCGGTGCCGCTCGCGGTCGCACGCGTGTCGAAGAAGAAGTGGGTGTCGATGCCGGTACGCTTCTACACGTACGTGTTCCGCGGCACGCCGCTCTACGTGCAGTTGCTGCTGATGTACACGGGCATGTACAGCCTCGAATTCGTACGGTCGCACTCGTTGCTCGACGCGTTCTTCCGCAGCGGCTTCAACTGCGCGATTCTCGCGTTCGCGCTGAACACCTGCGCGTACACCACCGAGATCTTCGCCGGTGCGATCCGTGCGATTCCGCACGGCGAGGTCGAGGCGGCGCGCGCGTACGGGATGTCGCCGTTCACGATGTACCGCCGCGTGATCCTGCCGTCGGCGCTGCGCCGTGCGTTGCCGCTGTACAGCAACGAGGTGATCCTGATGCTGCACGCGACGACCGTGGCGTTCACGGCGACCGTGCCGGACATTCTCAAGGTTGCGCGTGACGCGAATTCCGCGACCTATATGGCGTTCCAGTCGTTCGGAATCGCCGCGCTGATCTATCTTGCGGTATCTTTCGCACTCGTCGCGGCGTTTCGCCGCGCGGAGCGCCACTGGCTCGCGTATCTCGCGGCCGCCCGTCATTGA
- a CDS encoding ABC transporter ATP-binding protein — MAEITQTNGATKLAALDIHKRYGDNEVLKGVSLNAKAGDVISIIGASGSGKSTFLRCINFLERPNAGQIVVDGEAVRTKADRAGALEVADHKQLQRIRTKLAMVFQHFNLWAHMNVLENVMEAPVHVLGISKKEAEERAREYLEKVGLPPRVEKQYPSHLSGGQQQRVAIARALAMHPDVMLFDEPTSALDPELVGEVLKVMQKLAEEGRTMIVVTHEMGFARNVSNHVMFLHQGRTEEEGDPKEVLVRPQSERLKQFLSGSLK, encoded by the coding sequence TTGGCCGAGATCACTCAAACGAACGGTGCCACCAAGCTTGCGGCGCTCGACATCCACAAGCGCTATGGCGACAACGAGGTGCTCAAGGGCGTGTCGCTGAACGCGAAGGCCGGTGACGTCATCAGCATCATCGGTGCGAGCGGCTCGGGCAAGAGCACGTTCCTGCGCTGCATCAATTTCCTCGAGCGGCCGAATGCGGGGCAGATCGTCGTCGACGGCGAGGCCGTGCGTACGAAGGCCGACCGTGCCGGCGCGCTCGAAGTCGCCGATCACAAGCAACTGCAGCGCATTCGCACCAAGCTCGCGATGGTGTTCCAGCACTTCAACCTCTGGGCGCACATGAACGTGCTCGAGAATGTGATGGAAGCCCCCGTGCATGTGCTTGGCATTTCGAAGAAGGAAGCCGAGGAGCGTGCGCGCGAGTACCTGGAGAAGGTCGGCCTGCCGCCGCGCGTCGAGAAGCAGTATCCGTCGCATCTGTCTGGCGGCCAGCAGCAGCGCGTGGCGATTGCGCGAGCGCTTGCGATGCATCCGGACGTGATGCTGTTCGACGAGCCGACGTCGGCGCTCGACCCCGAACTCGTCGGCGAAGTGCTGAAGGTGATGCAGAAGCTCGCCGAGGAAGGCCGCACGATGATCGTCGTGACGCACGAGATGGGTTTCGCGCGCAACGTGTCGAATCATGTGATGTTCCTGCATCAGGGGCGGACCGAGGAAGAGGGCGATCCGAAGGAGGTGCTGGTGCGCCCGCAGAGCGAGCGGCTCAAGCAGTTCCTGTCGGGCAGTCTCAAGTAA
- a CDS encoding GlxA family transcriptional regulator has product MVPVSRPAGATRTTQVAIVALPPVSMSGVGPIVDALNLANEIDGRLLYRWQVCSWDGRPVPLAGGAQWHADAAFNDAIACDWLIVVTERFQQFADYRLFLASLARVGQRTPVVTGIHHGVWWLAMAGQLSGYRVSVNWETYQQFAEQFERSIVTQQIFEIDRDRATCAGGQATVDFMLAMIGREHGADLSERIADALGVGTLRSGEERQRIPFVTAPGERHPRLNDALQLMEANIEDPLTTDEIAELVGVSRRQLERLFRQYLGAMPSKYYLNLRLLKARTQLQRTSKSVVQVSLACGFSSAAHFSNAYRERFGVTPREDRRAWLEKQTGGGSEPRGGALVERGGKD; this is encoded by the coding sequence GTGGTACCGGTGTCTCGTCCCGCAGGCGCCACCCGCACGACGCAGGTGGCGATCGTTGCATTGCCGCCCGTGTCGATGTCGGGTGTGGGTCCGATCGTCGATGCGTTGAACCTCGCGAACGAGATCGACGGGCGGCTGTTGTATCGCTGGCAGGTGTGTTCGTGGGACGGGCGGCCCGTGCCGCTTGCCGGCGGTGCGCAGTGGCATGCCGATGCGGCGTTCAACGATGCGATCGCGTGCGACTGGCTGATCGTCGTGACGGAGCGGTTCCAGCAGTTTGCCGATTACCGGCTGTTTCTCGCGAGTCTCGCGCGGGTCGGGCAGCGGACGCCGGTCGTGACCGGCATTCACCACGGCGTGTGGTGGCTCGCGATGGCCGGGCAGCTTTCCGGGTATCGCGTGAGCGTGAACTGGGAGACGTATCAGCAGTTCGCCGAGCAGTTCGAGCGGTCGATCGTCACGCAGCAGATCTTCGAGATCGATCGCGATCGGGCGACCTGTGCCGGTGGGCAGGCTACCGTGGATTTCATGCTGGCCATGATTGGCCGGGAGCACGGGGCGGACCTCTCGGAGCGGATTGCCGATGCACTCGGGGTCGGGACGTTGCGCAGCGGCGAAGAGCGGCAGCGGATTCCTTTCGTGACCGCGCCGGGCGAGCGGCATCCCCGGTTGAACGATGCGTTGCAGCTCATGGAAGCCAATATCGAGGATCCGTTGACGACGGATGAAATCGCCGAACTCGTTGGCGTTTCACGCCGGCAGCTCGAGCGGCTCTTTCGACAGTATCTCGGGGCGATGCCCTCCAAGTATTACCTCAATCTCCGATTGCTCAAGGCAAGGACGCAGTTGCAGCGGACCAGTAAGTCTGTCGTCCAGGTCAGCCTCGCCTGTGGGTTCTCTTCTGCTGCGCACTTTTCTAACGCGTACCGCGAAAGGTTTGGGGTCACGCCTCGGGAAGATCGGCGAGCGTGGCTCGAGAAGCAGACTGGTGGGGGTAGCGAGCCTCGCGGGGGCGCGTTGGTTGAGCGTGGGGGGAAGGATTGA
- a CDS encoding IS256 family transposase: MPMKKRQTVARQAAARGPLPELPKELLDQLVKGPMSPAEVQDLMLAFNKAVIERAMGAEMNLHLGYPPGQPKPAGQANERNGASGKTVITDRGPVRVEVPRDRDGSFEPILIPKHERRFTGFDERIIAMYARGMSVREIQAFLAESYGTEVSPDFISSVTDEVMADALTWQSRPLEVMYPVVFFDALRVKIRDDGVVSNKAVYLALGIQADGQRDVLGLWIEQTEGAKFWLKVFNELKTRGCQDILIAVVDGLKGLAEAIGTAYPRTTVQTCIVHLIRNSLEYASYKDRKALAAALRPIYAAASEEAARQALQDFADGPWGAKYPTVVQSWQRAWEHVIPFYVFPPEIRRVVYTTNAIESLNMQLRKIIKTRGHFPNDEAAIKLLWLALRNVLAKTVRSAFDWKSAMNQFAILFGERFMQARG; the protein is encoded by the coding sequence ATGCCGATGAAGAAGAGACAAACCGTAGCGCGTCAGGCAGCGGCCCGAGGGCCGCTGCCTGAACTGCCCAAGGAACTGCTGGACCAGTTGGTCAAGGGTCCAATGTCGCCAGCCGAGGTTCAGGACTTGATGCTGGCGTTCAACAAGGCGGTCATCGAACGAGCGATGGGCGCCGAGATGAATCTGCATCTGGGCTACCCACCTGGCCAGCCCAAGCCGGCCGGCCAAGCCAACGAGCGCAACGGCGCCAGCGGCAAGACAGTCATCACCGATCGCGGCCCGGTTCGGGTCGAAGTCCCCCGCGATCGCGACGGCAGTTTCGAGCCGATCCTGATTCCCAAGCACGAACGCCGCTTTACCGGTTTCGACGAACGCATTATCGCGATGTACGCACGTGGCATGAGTGTGCGCGAGATTCAGGCCTTTCTGGCCGAGAGCTACGGCACCGAGGTCTCGCCCGACTTCATCAGCTCAGTCACCGACGAGGTCATGGCCGACGCGTTGACCTGGCAGAGCCGCCCGCTTGAGGTGATGTACCCGGTGGTGTTCTTCGATGCACTACGGGTCAAGATCCGTGACGACGGCGTGGTCAGCAACAAGGCCGTGTATCTTGCCTTGGGCATTCAGGCCGATGGCCAGCGCGACGTGCTGGGCCTCTGGATCGAGCAGACCGAGGGCGCCAAGTTCTGGCTCAAGGTATTCAACGAGCTCAAGACTCGCGGCTGTCAGGATATCCTGATCGCCGTCGTCGATGGCCTAAAAGGGTTGGCCGAGGCCATCGGCACCGCCTATCCCCGGACCACCGTTCAGACTTGCATCGTGCATCTGATCCGCAACAGTCTCGAGTACGCCAGCTACAAGGACCGCAAGGCGCTCGCCGCAGCACTGCGTCCGATCTACGCAGCCGCCAGCGAAGAGGCGGCAAGGCAGGCGCTGCAAGACTTCGCCGACGGTCCCTGGGGTGCGAAGTACCCGACTGTCGTGCAATCGTGGCAACGCGCTTGGGAACACGTCATACCGTTCTATGTGTTCCCGCCGGAGATTCGACGGGTCGTGTACACCACGAACGCCATAGAAAGTTTGAACATGCAGTTGCGCAAGATCATCAAGACCCGCGGTCACTTCCCGAATGACGAGGCGGCCATCAAGCTGCTCTGGCTGGCGCTGCGCAATGTCCTGGCCAAGACCGTGCGGTCCGCCTTCGACTGGAAATCAGCGATGAACCAGTTTGCTATCCTGTTCGGCGAGCGGTTTATGCAGGCGCGCGGATAA
- a CDS encoding aspartate aminotransferase family protein codes for MTTSTVNRQTFDEVMVPVFSPAPFVPDRAEGSRVWDTAGREYIDFACGIAVTSLGHGHPELLKVLDEQSRKLWHIGNGYTNEPVLRLAKRLESLTFADRAFFANSGAEANEAALKLARRVAFDRHGADKVEIISFVQSFHGRTFFTVSVGGQPKYSEGFGPVPGGIKHLPYNDIEAAKAAIGPQTCAVIVEPVQGEGGVIPADPAFLKALREACDANDALLIFDEVQTGVGRTGQFYAYMDTGVTPDILTTAKALGNGFPIGAMLTTNELAAHFKVGVHGTTYGGNPLASAIADKVVELIGDPALLEGVRERSVRLKGALERINARFGIFKDVRGKGLLVGAELTAAFDGRAKDFVTAAAENGLIMLIAGPNVLRFVPSLVIPFDLLDEGMKRFEKAVEQVLAAQEATAR; via the coding sequence ATGACGACCTCGACCGTGAACCGCCAGACATTCGACGAAGTGATGGTGCCGGTATTTTCTCCCGCCCCGTTCGTGCCGGATCGCGCAGAGGGCTCCCGCGTGTGGGACACGGCCGGCCGCGAGTACATCGATTTCGCGTGCGGCATCGCAGTGACGTCCCTCGGCCACGGCCACCCGGAACTGCTGAAAGTCCTGGACGAACAAAGCCGCAAGCTCTGGCACATTGGCAACGGCTACACGAACGAGCCGGTGCTGCGCCTCGCAAAGCGCCTCGAATCGCTGACCTTCGCCGACCGCGCATTCTTCGCGAACTCGGGCGCGGAAGCGAACGAAGCCGCCCTGAAACTCGCACGCCGCGTTGCGTTCGACCGCCACGGCGCCGATAAAGTGGAAATCATCTCGTTCGTGCAGTCGTTCCACGGCCGCACGTTCTTCACGGTCAGCGTCGGCGGCCAACCGAAATACTCGGAAGGCTTCGGCCCCGTGCCGGGTGGCATCAAGCATCTGCCGTACAACGACATCGAAGCCGCGAAGGCCGCGATCGGCCCGCAAACGTGCGCCGTGATCGTCGAGCCCGTGCAAGGCGAAGGCGGCGTGATCCCGGCCGATCCGGCCTTCCTGAAAGCACTGCGCGAAGCCTGTGACGCGAACGACGCACTGCTGATTTTCGACGAAGTGCAAACGGGCGTCGGCCGCACGGGCCAGTTCTACGCTTACATGGATACCGGCGTCACGCCGGACATCCTGACGACCGCAAAGGCACTCGGCAACGGCTTCCCGATCGGCGCGATGCTGACGACGAACGAACTCGCCGCGCACTTCAAGGTCGGCGTGCACGGCACGACGTACGGCGGCAACCCGCTCGCATCGGCGATCGCCGACAAGGTCGTCGAACTGATCGGCGACCCGGCACTGCTCGAAGGCGTGCGCGAACGCAGCGTGCGCCTGAAGGGCGCGCTCGAGCGCATCAACGCGCGCTTCGGCATCTTCAAGGACGTGCGCGGCAAGGGCTTGCTGGTCGGCGCCGAACTCACCGCGGCATTCGACGGCCGCGCGAAGGACTTCGTCACGGCCGCTGCCGAGAACGGCCTGATCATGCTGATCGCCGGCCCGAACGTGCTGCGCTTCGTCCCGTCGCTGGTGATCCCGTTCGACCTGCTCGACGAAGGCATGAAGCGCTTCGAGAAGGCAGTCGAACAGGTGCTCGCCGCTCAGGAAGCCACCGCGCGCTGA